One Paenibacillus sp. FSL H7-0737 DNA segment encodes these proteins:
- a CDS encoding ABC transporter ATP-binding protein, translating to MGLLEVRNLAVHFPIHGGVFRREIGVVKAVDNVSFTIEAGKTYGLVGESGSGKTTTGRGIIGLNSITSGSVIFEGQDLASKGVRKQKNIRKDIQMIFQDPYSSLNPKKRVLDIIAEPLRNFEKMSPGEEKRRVQELLLQVGLSPENILKYPHEFSGGQRQRIGIARAIALKPKLIIADEPVSALDVSVQAQVLNFMQDIQKELNLTFLFISHDLGIIRHMCDHIGIMYKGRHVEQGTAKDIFDNPRHIYTKRLIAAIPDIDPKQREKQTEFRKSVSLEYEQAHRNYFDELGMPYPLKSISETHLVALPEKG from the coding sequence ATGGGACTTCTTGAGGTTAGAAATTTAGCAGTTCATTTTCCAATCCACGGCGGCGTTTTTCGAAGAGAAATTGGCGTAGTCAAGGCAGTTGATAATGTTAGTTTTACTATTGAAGCAGGCAAAACTTACGGTTTGGTTGGTGAATCCGGATCAGGTAAGACGACTACTGGTCGTGGAATCATTGGACTCAATTCTATTACTAGCGGTAGTGTGATTTTTGAAGGACAGGATTTGGCTTCAAAGGGTGTACGTAAGCAAAAAAATATCCGCAAGGACATTCAGATGATCTTTCAGGATCCGTACTCTTCCTTGAATCCTAAGAAACGTGTGCTGGATATTATTGCTGAACCCTTACGTAATTTCGAAAAGATGTCTCCGGGCGAAGAAAAAAGACGTGTGCAGGAATTGCTTTTGCAGGTTGGATTAAGCCCTGAAAATATTCTTAAATATCCGCATGAATTCTCAGGCGGTCAACGGCAGCGGATCGGTATTGCAAGAGCTATTGCGCTCAAACCGAAGTTGATTATTGCGGATGAACCTGTCTCTGCGCTGGATGTTTCCGTACAGGCACAGGTGCTCAATTTTATGCAGGATATTCAAAAAGAACTGAATCTTACGTTTCTGTTCATCAGTCATGATCTCGGAATCATTAGGCATATGTGTGATCACATTGGGATTATGTATAAAGGACGTCATGTGGAGCAAGGGACTGCTAAAGATATTTTTGACAATCCTCGTCATATTTATACCAAACGTCTAATTGCTGCCATTCCTGATATTGATCCTAAGCAAAGAGAGAAGCAGACGGAGTTTAGAAAATCAGTAAGTCTGGAATATGAACAAGCGCACCGGAATTATTTTGATGAACTAGGCATGCCTTATCCATTGAAATCCATTTCCGAGACTCATCTGGTAGCCTTGCCTGAGAAAGGTTGA
- a CDS encoding ABC transporter ATP-binding protein produces MSEELLEIKNLSTSFRIVDDYYAAVDDVTLSVRKNEILAIVGESGSGKSALAFSIMGLHTRAKIDGQIKYKGQDIVTMSPAALNKLRGQEMSMIFQDPLSALNPLMIIGSQIEEVLILHDSKLSKKQRKEKVIDLLTKVGISRPEHTYQQYPHELSGGMRQRVVIAIAIANGPKLLIADEPTTALDVTIQLQILELIKKLKNDMQAGIILITHDLGVVSEMADRVAVMYAGQIVEIADIYTLTSNPKHPYTRSLLNSIPTVKEEKSRLHVIQGIVPPLQNLPRKGCRFAARTPWIPEWEHEENPQLHEVAPGHFVRCTCHNNFHFPDTNEEAIYNGTS; encoded by the coding sequence TTGAGCGAAGAATTACTAGAAATTAAGAATTTGTCCACATCGTTCAGAATCGTAGATGACTATTATGCTGCAGTAGACGATGTTACCCTGTCCGTTCGCAAAAATGAGATTCTTGCCATTGTTGGAGAATCCGGCTCAGGAAAAAGTGCGCTCGCCTTTTCAATTATGGGATTGCACACAAGGGCCAAAATAGACGGACAAATCAAATACAAAGGTCAGGATATCGTTACTATGTCTCCTGCTGCACTCAACAAGCTGCGCGGTCAAGAAATGTCTATGATTTTTCAAGATCCTTTATCCGCATTAAATCCACTCATGATTATCGGTTCACAGATTGAAGAAGTACTCATCCTACATGATTCCAAGCTTTCGAAGAAGCAAAGAAAAGAGAAGGTCATTGATCTTTTGACCAAGGTTGGAATCTCCCGTCCCGAACATACATATCAGCAGTATCCTCACGAATTATCTGGTGGAATGAGGCAGAGGGTTGTGATTGCTATTGCGATTGCCAACGGCCCCAAGCTTTTGATCGCCGATGAGCCGACTACGGCACTAGATGTAACCATCCAATTGCAAATTCTTGAACTTATAAAAAAATTAAAAAACGATATGCAAGCAGGCATTATTTTAATTACCCATGATCTAGGGGTTGTCAGTGAAATGGCTGACCGGGTTGCGGTAATGTACGCCGGGCAAATCGTAGAAATCGCAGATATTTATACGTTAACGTCTAATCCAAAGCATCCGTATACAAGATCCTTGTTGAACTCCATTCCAACCGTTAAAGAAGAGAAGTCTAGACTTCATGTGATTCAGGGAATTGTCCCACCATTACAGAATCTTCCGCGTAAAGGATGCCGTTTCGCGGCCCGAACACCTTGGATTCCGGAATGGGAGCATGAGGAAAATCCGCAGCTGCATGAAGTAGCCCCAGGGCATTTTGTTCGCTGCACCTGCCATAATAACTTTCATTTCCCGGATACTAACGAGGAGGCAATCTACAATGGGACTTCTTGA